One Pichia kudriavzevii chromosome 3, complete sequence genomic window carries:
- a CDS encoding uncharacterized protein (PKUD0C11090): protein MLARSVRPCSLLKSTVIRSAPVRAYSDHHDNHDAHHEEHGHGHDHGHELAESEPIINKNTGIFLGAVASIAGFYYLNKSYKASHDGAALNSIIKDVASPLNDLKENYNAYRERVAKQAALQEMMMFPSEKKTYSNLVTRIDEVPGRLWASGSNTQFNVIHNHSELAPRKTKESPFY from the coding sequence ATGCTTGCACGTTCCGTTAGACCATGCTCTCTCTTGAAATCAACTGTTATTAGGTCTGCACCTGTTAGAGCCTATTCCGATCACCATGACAATCACGATGCCCACCATGAGGAACATGGTCATGGCCACGATCACGGTCATGAACTTGCAGAAAGCGAACCaattatcaacaaaaacacaGGTATCTTTTTAGGTGCTGTTGCATCCATTGCAGGTTTTTATTACCTCAACAAATCTTATAAAGCCTCTCACGATGGTGCTGCACTGAATTCCATTATTAAAGATGTTGCGTCTCCATTGAACgatttgaaggaaaattACAATGCCTACAGGGAAAGGGTTGCCAAACAAGCTGCTCTCCAagagatgatgatgttccCAAGCGAGAAGAAGACATACTCTAACTTGGTTACCAGAATCGATGAAGTTCCAGGTAGACTATGGGCAAGTGGATCAAACACCCAATTCAACGTCATCCACAACCATTCTGAACTTGCCCCAAGAAAGACCAAGGAATCTCCCTTCTACTAA
- a CDS encoding uncharacterized protein (PKUD0C11100; similar to Saccharomyces cerevisiae YER016W (BIM1); ancestral locus Anc_7.167): MAIVGASKSELLDWINASFAVNYTKIEQCGTGAIYCLIFDALYPNTINVSRVHRSPQSEFQTMSNYKLLQQGFNKAKITRNINVEKLTKCRLQDNLEFLQWFGKLWCDHHKDFSFSSSSSRQSSRPTSRRTTINTPKQSLERPLRSERLTKPDKNERSERAFPSTSRISEQNNKSVQYEKEIQLLSSQLQDMTNLKNGLEIERNFYFNKLRDIEILCQNISQTSNKENISTMQLISDIMDIMYTTEDGFLLPDEEENDDVEGQDSELPELSPQNHDRSNELLDQDTLDTIQTEKSLVTPNQTQTDHLFDDETF; this comes from the coding sequence ATGGCTATTGTTGGAGCCTCCAAGTCGGAACTTTTGGACTGGATTAACGCCTCTTTTGCTGTCAACTACACCAAAATAGAGCAATGTGGTACCGGCGCCATTTATTGTCTAATCTTTGATGCCCTCTATCCAAACACAATCAATGTATCCCGGGTTCATAGGTCACCCCAAAGTGAATTTCAAACCATGTCTAATTATAAGTTGCTTCAACAAGGGTTTAATAAGGCTAAAATTACTAGGAATATCAATGTGGAGAAACTGACAAAATGTAGACTACAAGATAATCtagaatttcttcaatggttCGGTAAGTTGTGGTGTGATCATCACAAAgacttttccttttcctcctcttcatcGAGACAATCCTCAAGACCTACATCTAGAAGAACAACTATAAATACTCCTAAACAATCCCTCGAAAGACCTCTTAGATCCGAACGATTAACAAAGCCAGATAAGAATGAACGTTCTGAGAGGGCATTTCCATCGACTTCGAGAATTTCCgaacaaaacaacaagagTGTTCAATATGAGAAGGAGATTCAGCTTTTGAGTTCTCAGTTGCAGGATATGACAAATCTAAAGAATGGATTAGAAATCGAGAGAAATTTCTACTTTAACAAATTGAGAGATATTGAAATTCTTTGTCAAAATATAAGTCAGACTTCTAACAAAGAGAATATATCAACGATGCAATTGATCAGTGATATAATGGATATTATGTACACCACGGAAGACGGTTTTCTTTTACCagatgaagaggaaaacGATGATGTGGAAGGTCAAGATAGTGAATTACCCGAATTAAGTCCTCAAAATCATGATCGAAGTAATGAATTACTTGATCAGGATACATTGGATACAATCCAAACAGAAAAGTCTTTAGTAACACCGAATCAAACGCAAACTGATCATCTATTCGATGATGAAACTTTTTAA